One Desertifilum tharense IPPAS B-1220 genomic window carries:
- a CDS encoding HlyD family efflux transporter periplasmic adaptor subunit — translation MRARAEQYSETYFEQPVLLERPVIWSQILVWLIMGVTTSALVWAAVAQIEQAVPAVGKLEPEGSVVEIKTPTSGVVEAIHVKDGETVKQGDLLVTFDPTSSDADVDSLTRLREVYEKESQFYGEQVDGVASNPSDLAALVRLKDTLLAENEFYNAQLNGFSASATPSGAFAENQRRLLDAARDEYNTRVQAAQLKISELDKQLRQVEDQISATTERLGTSERTLALNKGILDRITPLVTEGALSQLQMDRQEQEVLSRQDEVMSREAELGRLQLEAQRIRVEMAKAQEEVANTRAISAKDVLSRIADNQKRIAEIDTQLSRSRLDNEKRLAELDAQLVKARQAQDYRDLKAPADGVVFNLQVRKPGYVAQATDTLLSIVPNENLVAQVYLQNKDIGFVREGMPVEVNVSSFPSSEFGTINGELIWIGSDVLPPTQVRPYYAFPARIKIDRQEFVVNGKELRLQSGMEITANVKVRKRSVLSLFTDWFDKKTRGLETVR, via the coding sequence ATGAGAGCGAGAGCAGAACAATATTCCGAAACGTATTTCGAGCAACCCGTTCTTTTAGAAAGACCGGTGATTTGGTCGCAAATTCTCGTTTGGCTAATTATGGGGGTAACAACTTCAGCATTAGTTTGGGCGGCGGTGGCTCAAATTGAACAGGCCGTTCCTGCTGTTGGTAAATTAGAGCCAGAAGGATCGGTCGTTGAAATTAAAACCCCCACATCGGGAGTGGTGGAAGCCATTCACGTTAAAGATGGCGAAACCGTTAAACAAGGCGATTTGCTCGTTACCTTTGACCCCACCAGCTCGGATGCGGATGTGGACTCCTTAACCCGCCTGCGGGAAGTGTATGAAAAAGAAAGCCAATTCTACGGCGAGCAAGTCGATGGAGTGGCGTCTAATCCTTCAGACCTAGCGGCGCTAGTTCGTCTCAAAGATACCTTACTGGCCGAGAACGAATTTTACAACGCCCAGTTAAACGGCTTTTCAGCTAGCGCTACTCCCTCCGGAGCCTTTGCGGAGAACCAACGGCGGCTGTTAGATGCCGCGCGGGATGAATATAATACCCGCGTGCAGGCCGCCCAGTTGAAAATCTCGGAACTCGACAAACAATTACGGCAGGTTGAAGACCAAATTAGCGCTACCACGGAACGCCTCGGCACCTCCGAGCGGACTTTAGCTTTAAATAAAGGCATTTTAGACCGGATCACTCCCTTGGTGACGGAGGGGGCCTTATCTCAACTGCAAATGGACCGCCAAGAGCAAGAGGTTCTCAGCCGCCAAGATGAGGTGATGTCGCGGGAAGCAGAACTAGGTCGCTTGCAGTTAGAGGCGCAGCGCATCCGCGTGGAAATGGCGAAAGCTCAAGAAGAGGTGGCCAATACCAGAGCCATTTCAGCCAAGGATGTCTTATCGCGAATTGCGGATAACCAAAAGCGGATCGCTGAAATTGATACGCAACTGAGCCGTTCTCGCTTGGATAATGAAAAACGCCTAGCCGAGTTAGACGCGCAACTGGTTAAAGCTAGACAAGCTCAAGATTATCGCGACCTCAAAGCGCCTGCTGATGGGGTGGTGTTTAACCTGCAAGTTCGCAAACCGGGCTATGTCGCCCAAGCAACGGATACCTTATTATCGATTGTCCCCAATGAAAATTTGGTGGCTCAGGTTTACCTGCAAAATAAGGATATCGGGTTTGTGCGCGAAGGGATGCCTGTGGAAGTGAATGTCTCTTCTTTCCCGTCTTCGGAGTTTGGCACGATTAACGGCGAATTGATTTGGATTGGTTCGGATGTGCTTCCCCCGACTCAAGTCCGTCCCTATTACGCTTTCCCGGCGCGGATTAAAATCGATCGTCAAGAGTTTGTCGTCAATGGTAAGGAGTTGCGCCTGCAATCGGGGATGGAGATTACAGCTAACGTGAAGGTGAGAAAACGTTCGGTGCTGAGTTTGTTTACCGATTGGTTTGACAAAAAGACCAGAGGTTTAGAAACTGTGCGTTAA